In one Dehalococcoidales bacterium genomic region, the following are encoded:
- a CDS encoding YkgJ family cysteine cluster protein, whose protein sequence is MNKPFEELLKRLSALESIHGLFDTAEKEVVEHIGLPICMENCGKCCENNVVMAWGIEVEDIATYLISDDKLLNKVMDRCEAWMKESTGPVFTVKQLLRDQTRLMKRAREIFTGRCPLMEGTRCLIHPVRPVACRSFGVTTYPRGCKRPPGFGETIDRRAYNQGMAIPIMEAVNAFLVDCSDKPYDTSVGFLPMMLMSRLRAREFAGLVDSGKVDPVKLVKNQVHSLAALVESQFNTFEMAGDKALQKVEEKAIKTGPLTFVIK, encoded by the coding sequence ATGAATAAACCTTTTGAAGAGCTACTTAAACGGTTAAGCGCACTCGAGAGCATTCACGGTCTCTTCGATACGGCGGAGAAGGAAGTAGTCGAGCATATCGGCCTCCCGATCTGCATGGAAAACTGTGGAAAATGCTGTGAGAACAACGTCGTAATGGCCTGGGGAATTGAGGTCGAGGACATCGCCACCTACCTTATCAGCGACGACAAACTTCTTAACAAGGTTATGGACCGCTGCGAGGCATGGATGAAAGAATCGACAGGACCGGTGTTCACGGTCAAGCAGCTCCTCAGAGACCAGACCCGTTTGATGAAAAGGGCTCGCGAAATATTTACCGGACGTTGCCCTCTCATGGAAGGGACTAGATGCCTGATACACCCGGTTCGACCGGTTGCTTGTCGGTCCTTCGGTGTAACCACCTACCCTCGTGGTTGCAAAAGACCCCCGGGATTCGGTGAAACTATCGACCGCCGAGCTTATAACCAGGGCATGGCTATTCCCATTATGGAAGCGGTTAACGCCTTCCTGGTCGATTGCTCCGATAAACCCTATGATACCTCAGTCGGATTTTTGCCCATGATGCTCATGTCCCGACTGAGGGCAAGGGAATTCGCCGGACTGGTCGACTCCGGAAAGGTAGATCCGGTCAAGCTGGTTAAAAACCAGGTACACTCGCTCGCCGCCCTGGTCGAAAGCCAGTTCAACACCTTTG